The following are from one region of the Salmo trutta chromosome 22, fSalTru1.1, whole genome shotgun sequence genome:
- the LOC115158259 gene encoding histone-lysine N-methyltransferase, H3 lysine-79 specific isoform X2: protein MGEKLELKLKSPVGAEAAGYPWPLPVYDKHHDAAHEIIETIRWVCEEIPDLKLAMENYVLIDYDTKSFESMQRLCDKYNRAIDSIHQLWKGTTPPLKLNKRPSNGLLRHILQQVYNHSVTDPEKLNNYEPFSPEVYGETSFDLVAQIINEMEMMEDDTFVDLGSGVGQVVLQVAAATNCKHYFGVEKADIPATYAESMDKEFKRWMKWYGKKHGDYTLERGDFLSEVWKDRIANTSVIFVNNFAFGPEVDHQLKERFANMKEGAKIVSSKPFAPLNFRINSRNLSDIGTIMRVVELSPLRGSVSWTGKPVSYYLHTIDRTILENYFHSLKNPKLREEQEAARRRQEKNSKDSKNTTPTKAKEHKDSCGEDEQPGLLAVVKASPKPRRAKLLSKGRKLSARKRGRPKKAAVTAAERKSKKSQSALELLHAKTISAAPPQDAYRSPQSPFYQLPPKVQHYASGQLLLGPSPPGLQQLLDNIKVQYLQFMTYMKTPQYRNHLQQVLEQEKLKHRELSGQAEQLQTVCQTHKEKIKGLFHTKLDELGVKALTVEDLLQAQKEISAHNHQLKEQTKQLERDMIELRDHSLLLLKSRCEELKLDWSSLCLESLLKEKQALRRQISEKQRHCLELQISIVELEKSQRQQELLQLKSYSPCEGSSYRKGLPRPTLDHDTPKLSLVVAGLSTELSINGTASPCFDRRGTKGELLSRYLPISPDHEIVPPTPDARHRQLGHPLPDYTRFSPAKIALRRHLNQDSSTAHFRGLGFTGLRGDMVAITSPLDAKLSCLSPNSSDSQQNNTPRSAERGGKEKSPAGGQGDAITSLPISIPLSTVHPSKLPVSIPLASVVLPSRAERLRSTPSPVFQTGQTNGYSSSLGLMNGGSHSEDQDGSAPSPPPHGAPPMGPTQGHSPPLSTGGVLQYADGTPRILPEDGAERQGESDSEPQDIESRRRMFFSSSSSSSSSSSGGAASRLRLGSARQSQHHLGSHSNHNNHHHSPGSQHTNSHGHGSQEERKRGRRKRSSTGAQPASGSPKRKSFSGLSSTNHPSGSPLNINSMVNNINQPLEIAAISSPEQSGCSPCGPDMDQPPVLKRERPLEMNGSGCYSSAPSSDDDSGYPADSSSSRIERKIATISLESRDGPGRSGDRERGRKSGGSSSNSTGSEVSSSSSSSSNSKWKSTFSPISDLKQPLSEVRQGGSPFGTGREPRGTGTDSDSDHKPQQQRRGGEGAGGEPSGFQDIPLNPFLSQESGGRPGPGAQGGSSSERQAMPKQKPRGEWELKTSSSMGNSQNLFISAAVSGGILSGKVGGSPVSSASGASVGQYLGAQFPLGGASVLQSLFGAQTPGTSVSGAPRLVNGHSSLGSFSSAGLAGMFHHVVPSVSSHQFGAALPVSGGLGSLLSLSSSQQHQHPAPSVSSSLPLPLSHSQHSRTQTVLHTPPPPTLSLPPPPPYLNVSSSSVSSSDPSPSSRSEAFPSSLQQQRAQSSLSVSSSSASVSPSSSPSSRSFTVHYPPHLPPPTQASSSGGVSMWRTLGLPASYTSSSQHPGSRPR from the exons GACAAACACCATGATGCTGCTCATGAAATCATTGAGACCATTCG GTGGGTGTGTGAGGAGATCCCGGACCTTAAGCTGGCCATGGAGAACTATGTCCTCATCGACTACGACACCAAAAG CTTTGAGAGTATGCAGAGACTTTGTGACAAATACAACAGAGCCATCGACAGCATCCACCAGCTG TGGAAAGGCACAACTCCGCCCCTGAAGTTGAACAAGCGGCCGTCCAATGGGCTGCTCAGACACATCCTGCAGCAGGTGTACAACCACTCGGTCACGGACCCCGAGAAGCTCAACAACTATGAGCCCTTCTCCCCCGAGGTGTACGGCGAGACCTCCTTCGACCTGGTGGCCCAGATCATCAACGAGATGGAGATGATGGAGGATGACACCTTTGTAGACCTCGGCAGCG GGGTGGGACAAGTGGTGCTGCAGGTTGCCGCAGCAACAAACTGTAAACACTACTTTGGGGTGGAGAAGGCAGACATTCCAGCCACTTATGCTGAG TCTATGGATAAAGAATTTAAGAGGTGGATGAAGTGGTATGGGAAGAAACACGGGGACTACACG CTGGAGAGGGGGGATTTCCTGTCTGAAGTGTGGAAGGACAGGATCGCCAACACAAG TGTTATTTTTGTGAACAACTTTGCCTTTGGTCCAGAAGTGGATCACCAGCTGAAGGAGCGCTTTGCTAACATGAAGGAAG GTGCGAAAATTGTATCATCAAAACCTTTTGCACCTCTAAATTTTAGAATCAACAGTCGAAACTTGAGTG ACATTGGCACAATAATGAGAGTCGTTGAGCTGTCTCCGTTGAGGGGTTCAGTGTCCTGGACAGGGAAGCCAGTTTCCTACTACCTGCATACAATAGACCGCACCATA CTTGAAAACTATTTTCATAGTCTCAAAAATCCTAAACTCAGG GAGGAGCAAGAAGCAGCTAGGCGTCGACAAGAAAAGAATAGTAAAGACAGTAAAAACACCACCCCAACCAAGGCAAAGGAGCACAAG gaTTCCTGCGGGGAGGATGAGCAACCGGGGCTATTGGCAGTCGTGAAGGCGTCACCCAAACCCCGCCGCGCCAAACTCCTCAGCAAAGGCCGCAAGCTGAGCGCCCGGAAGCGCGGGCGTCCCAAGAAGGCTGCCGTGACCGCAGCCGAGCGCAAGAGCAAGAAGAGCCAGAGTGCCCTGGAGCTGCTGCATGCCaagaccatctctgcagcacccccCCAGG ATGCATACAGGTCACCTCAAAGTCCCTTCTACCAGCTACCTCCCAAAGTTCAGCACTATGCGTCTGGGCAACTGCTGCTGGGCCCCAGTCCTCCTGGCCTACAACAGCTTCTAG ACAACATTAAAGTCCAGTACCTCCAGTTCATGACCTACATGAAGACACCTCAGTACCGCAATCACCTGCAGCAAGTCCTGGAGCAGGAGAAG CTAAAACACAGAGAGCTCTCTGGGCAGGcggagcagctgcagactgtgtgTCAGACCCACAAAGAGAAGATCAAAGGCCTCTTCCACACCAAACTGGATGAG CTGGGAGTGAAGGCCCTAACTGTGGAGGACCTGCTGCAGGCCCAGAAGGAGATCTCAGCCCACAACCATCAGCTGAAGGAGCAGACCAagcagctggagagagacatgatcGAGCTGAGGGACCACAGCCTGCTCCTG TTGAAGTCTCGGTGTGAAGAGCTAAAGCTGGACTGGAGCTCTCTGTGTCTTGAGAGCCTGCTGAAGGAGAAGCAGGCCCTACGCAGACAGATCTCCGAAAAACAGCGGCACTGTCTCGAGCTACAG ATCAGCATCGTGGAGCTGGAGAAGAGTCAGAGGCAACAGGAGCTGCTCCAGCTCAAGTCCTACAGTCCCTGTGAGGGTTCCTCCTACCGCAAGGGCCTCCCTCGCCCTACCCTGGACCACGACACCCCCAAACTGAGCCTGGTCGTGGCCGGCCTCAGCACCGAGCTGTCCATCAACGGCACCGCCTCGCCCTGCTTCGACAGGAGGGGCACCAAGGGAGAGCTCCTCTCCCGCTACCTGCCCATCTCGCCTGACCACGAGATCGTGCCCCCCACCCCGGACGCCCGGCACAGGCAGCTGGGTCACCCCCTCCCTGACTACACCCGCTTCTCCCCAGCCAAGATCGCCCTGCGCAGACACCTGAACCAGGACTCTAGTACTGCACACTTCAGAGGCTTGGGCTTCACTGGTCTCAG GGGGGATATGGTTGCCATCACCTCTCCACTAGACGCTAAACTGAGCTGCCTGTCTCCCAACTCATCAGACAGTCAGCAGAACAACACACCCAGGAGTGCTGAGAGG GGGGGTAAGGAGAAGAGTCCAGCAGGGGGTCAGGGTGACGCCATCACCAGCCTGCCCATCAGTATCCCCCTCAGCACAGTGCACCCCAGCAAACTCCCCGTTAGCATCCCCCTGGCCAGTGTGGTGCTGCCCAGCCGAGCAGAGAGACTG AGGAGCACACCGAGTCCTGTGTTCCAGACAGGCCAGACCAACG GGTACTCCTCTAGCTTAGGGCTGATGAACGGAGGCTCTCACTCTGAGGACCAGGACGGGTctgccccctcccctccccctcacgGTGCCCCTCCAATGGGACCAACACAAGGCCACAGCCCCCCCCTCAGCACCGGAGGGGTCCTCCAGTATGCTGACGGCACCCCCAGAATCCTTCCTGAGGACGGGGCCGAGCGCCAGGGCGAGTCTGACTCGGAGCCCCAGGACATCGAGTCCAGACGCCGCATGttcttctcttcttcctcttcgtcgtcttcctcctcctctgggGGCGCCGCGTCTCGCCTCCGCCTCGGCTCGGCCAGACAGAGCCAGCATCACCTAGGTAGCCACAGTAACCATAACAACCACCACCACTCGCCGGGCTCCCAGCACACAAACTCTCACGGCCATGGGTCTCAGGAGGAACGCAAGCGTGGGAGGAGGAAGCGCAGCTCAACGGGGGCTCAACCTGCCAGTGGCTCCCCAAAGAGGAAGTCCTTTTCTGGGCTCAGCTCCACCAATCACCCATCAGGATCCCCACTCAACATCAACTCCATG GTGAACAACATTAACCAGCCTCTGGAGATCGCTGCCATCTCTTCCCCGGAGCAGTCTGGATGTAGTCCCTGTGGTCCAGACATGGACCAGCCCCCCGTATTGAAGCGAGAACGCCCTCTGGAGATGAATGGCTCAGGATGCTACTCCTCCGCACCCAGCTCTGATGACGACTCTGGCTACCCCGCTGACAGCTCCAGCTCAAG AATTGAAAGGAAGATTGCCACTATTTCCTTGGAGAGCCGAGATGGACCAGGCAGATCAGGGGACAGGGAGCGCG GAAGGAAGTCAGGaggcagcagcagtaacagcacaGGAAGTGAggtctcctcttcatcttcctcctcaTCCAACAGCAAGTGGAAATCCACCTTCTCCCCCATCTCTGACCTCAAGCAGCCCCTGTCCGAGGTGAGGCAGGGGGGCTCCCCCTTTGGCACAGGGAGAGAGCCGCGGGGCACGGGTACGGACTCAGACTCTGATCACAAACCGCAGCAGCAGAGGAGGGGGGGCGAGGGGGCCGGGGGTGAGCCCTCAGGGTTTCAGGACATCCCCCTTAATCCCTTCCTTAGCCAGGAGTCTGGGGGCCGACCGGGGCCAGGGGCCCAGGGAGGAAGCAGCTCTGAGAGGCAGGCCATGCCCAAACAGAAGCCCCGGGGTGAGTGGGAGCTGAAGACATCCAGCAGCATGGGCAACAGCCAGAACCTCTTCATCTCTGCAGCCGTCAGTGGGGGTATCCTGAGCGGCAAGGTGGGGGGCAGCCCTGTATCTTCAGCCTCAGGGGCCTCTGTGGGACAGTACCTGGGGGCCCAGTTCCCCCTTGGGGGCGCCTCTGTCCTCCAGTCCCTGTTCGGAGCCCAGACGCCCGGAACCTCGGTGAGCGGGGCCCCGCGCCTGGTCAACGGACACTCTTCCCTGGGGAGCTTCTCCAGCGCTGGGCTGGCAG GCATGTTTCACCACGTGGTGCCCTCAGTGTCCTCCCATCAGTTCGGGGCTGCGCTGCCAGTCTCAGGAGGCCTCGGCTCTCTGCTCAGTCTGTCCTCCTCCCAGCAGCACCAACACCCTGCCCCCTCTgtatcctcctccctccccctgcccctTTCCCATTCCCAGCACAGCCGCACCCAGACAGTGCTGcacacccctccaccccccacgCTCTCCCTGCCCCCTCCACCACCATATCTCAacgtctcctcctcctcagtctcGTCCTCTGACCCCAGTCCCTCGTCTCGCTCTGAGgccttcccctcttccctccagCAACAGAGAGCACAgtcctctctctcggtctcctcctcctctgcttctGTCTCCCCCTCTTCTTCACCTTCCTCTCGTAGCTTCACAGTGCACTACCCCCCTCACCTGCCCCCTCCAACCCAGGCCAGTAGCTCAGGTGGGGTCAGCATGTGGAGGACTCTGGGCTTGCCTGCGTCCTACACGTCGTCCTCTCAGCACCCTGGCTCCCGGCCTAGATAG
- the LOC115158259 gene encoding histone-lysine N-methyltransferase, H3 lysine-79 specific isoform X3, translating into MGEKLELKLKSPVGAEAAGYPWPLPVYDKHHDAAHEIIETIRWVCEEIPDLKLAMENYVLIDYDTKSFESMQRLCDKYNRAIDSIHQLWKGTTPPLKLNKRPSNGLLRHILQQVYNHSVTDPEKLNNYEPFSPEVYGETSFDLVAQIINEMEMMEDDTFVDLGSGVGQVVLQVAAATNCKHYFGVEKADIPATYAESMDKEFKRWMKWYGKKHGDYTLERGDFLSEVWKDRIANTSSVIFVNNFAFGPEVDHQLKERFANMKEGAKIVSSKPFAPLNFRINSRNLSDIGTIMRVVELSPLRGSVSWTGKPVSYYLHTIDRTILENYFHSLKNPKLREEQEAARRRQEKNSKDSKNTTPTKAKEHKDSCGEDEQPGLLAVVKASPKPRRAKLLSKGRKLSARKRGRPKKAAVTAAERKSKKSQSALELLHAKTISAAPPQDAYRSPQSPFYQLPPKVQHYASGQLLLGPSPPGLQQLLDNIKVQYLQFMTYMKTPQYRNHLQQVLEQEKLKHRELSGQAEQLQTVCQTHKEKIKGLFHTKLDELGVKALTVEDLLQAQKEISAHNHQLKEQTKQLERDMIELRDHSLLLLKSRCEELKLDWSSLCLESLLKEKQALRRQISEKQRHCLELQISIVELEKSQRQQELLQLKSYSPCEGSSYRKGLPRPTLDHDTPKLSLVVAGLSTELSINGTASPCFDRRGTKGELLSRYLPISPDHEIVPPTPDARHRQLGHPLPDYTRFSPAKIALRRHLNQDSSTAHFRGLGFTGLRGDMVAITSPLDAKLSCLSPNSSDSQQNNTPRSAERGGKEKSPAGGQGDAITSLPISIPLSTVHPSKLPVSIPLASVVLPSRAERLRSTPSPVFQTGQTNGYSSSLGLMNGGSHSEDQDGSAPSPPPHGAPPMGPTQGHSPPLSTGGVLQYADGTPRILPEDGAERQGESDSEPQDIESRRRMFFSSSSSSSSSSSGGAASRLRLGSARQSQHHLGSHSNHNNHHHSPGSQHTNSHGHGSQEERKRGRRKRSSTGAQPASGSPKRKSFSGLSSTNHPSGSPLNINSMVNNINQPLEIAAISSPEQSGCSPCGPDMDQPPVLKRERPLEMNGSGCYSSAPSSDDDSGYPADSSSSRIERKIATISLESRDGPGRSGDRERGRKSGGSSSNSTGSEVSSSSSSSSNSKWKSTFSPISDLKQPLSEVRQGGSPFGTGREPRGTGTDSDSDHKPQQQRRGGEGAGGEPSGFQDIPLNPFLSQESGGRPGPGAQGGSSSERQAMPKQKPRGEWELKTSSSMGNSQNLFISAAVSGGILSGKVGGSPVSSASGASVGQYLGAQFPLGGASVLQSLFGAQTPGTSVSGAPRLVNGHSSLGSFSSAGLAGN; encoded by the exons GACAAACACCATGATGCTGCTCATGAAATCATTGAGACCATTCG GTGGGTGTGTGAGGAGATCCCGGACCTTAAGCTGGCCATGGAGAACTATGTCCTCATCGACTACGACACCAAAAG CTTTGAGAGTATGCAGAGACTTTGTGACAAATACAACAGAGCCATCGACAGCATCCACCAGCTG TGGAAAGGCACAACTCCGCCCCTGAAGTTGAACAAGCGGCCGTCCAATGGGCTGCTCAGACACATCCTGCAGCAGGTGTACAACCACTCGGTCACGGACCCCGAGAAGCTCAACAACTATGAGCCCTTCTCCCCCGAGGTGTACGGCGAGACCTCCTTCGACCTGGTGGCCCAGATCATCAACGAGATGGAGATGATGGAGGATGACACCTTTGTAGACCTCGGCAGCG GGGTGGGACAAGTGGTGCTGCAGGTTGCCGCAGCAACAAACTGTAAACACTACTTTGGGGTGGAGAAGGCAGACATTCCAGCCACTTATGCTGAG TCTATGGATAAAGAATTTAAGAGGTGGATGAAGTGGTATGGGAAGAAACACGGGGACTACACG CTGGAGAGGGGGGATTTCCTGTCTGAAGTGTGGAAGGACAGGATCGCCAACACAAG CAGTGTTATTTTTGTGAACAACTTTGCCTTTGGTCCAGAAGTGGATCACCAGCTGAAGGAGCGCTTTGCTAACATGAAGGAAG GTGCGAAAATTGTATCATCAAAACCTTTTGCACCTCTAAATTTTAGAATCAACAGTCGAAACTTGAGTG ACATTGGCACAATAATGAGAGTCGTTGAGCTGTCTCCGTTGAGGGGTTCAGTGTCCTGGACAGGGAAGCCAGTTTCCTACTACCTGCATACAATAGACCGCACCATA CTTGAAAACTATTTTCATAGTCTCAAAAATCCTAAACTCAGG GAGGAGCAAGAAGCAGCTAGGCGTCGACAAGAAAAGAATAGTAAAGACAGTAAAAACACCACCCCAACCAAGGCAAAGGAGCACAAG gaTTCCTGCGGGGAGGATGAGCAACCGGGGCTATTGGCAGTCGTGAAGGCGTCACCCAAACCCCGCCGCGCCAAACTCCTCAGCAAAGGCCGCAAGCTGAGCGCCCGGAAGCGCGGGCGTCCCAAGAAGGCTGCCGTGACCGCAGCCGAGCGCAAGAGCAAGAAGAGCCAGAGTGCCCTGGAGCTGCTGCATGCCaagaccatctctgcagcacccccCCAGG ATGCATACAGGTCACCTCAAAGTCCCTTCTACCAGCTACCTCCCAAAGTTCAGCACTATGCGTCTGGGCAACTGCTGCTGGGCCCCAGTCCTCCTGGCCTACAACAGCTTCTAG ACAACATTAAAGTCCAGTACCTCCAGTTCATGACCTACATGAAGACACCTCAGTACCGCAATCACCTGCAGCAAGTCCTGGAGCAGGAGAAG CTAAAACACAGAGAGCTCTCTGGGCAGGcggagcagctgcagactgtgtgTCAGACCCACAAAGAGAAGATCAAAGGCCTCTTCCACACCAAACTGGATGAG CTGGGAGTGAAGGCCCTAACTGTGGAGGACCTGCTGCAGGCCCAGAAGGAGATCTCAGCCCACAACCATCAGCTGAAGGAGCAGACCAagcagctggagagagacatgatcGAGCTGAGGGACCACAGCCTGCTCCTG TTGAAGTCTCGGTGTGAAGAGCTAAAGCTGGACTGGAGCTCTCTGTGTCTTGAGAGCCTGCTGAAGGAGAAGCAGGCCCTACGCAGACAGATCTCCGAAAAACAGCGGCACTGTCTCGAGCTACAG ATCAGCATCGTGGAGCTGGAGAAGAGTCAGAGGCAACAGGAGCTGCTCCAGCTCAAGTCCTACAGTCCCTGTGAGGGTTCCTCCTACCGCAAGGGCCTCCCTCGCCCTACCCTGGACCACGACACCCCCAAACTGAGCCTGGTCGTGGCCGGCCTCAGCACCGAGCTGTCCATCAACGGCACCGCCTCGCCCTGCTTCGACAGGAGGGGCACCAAGGGAGAGCTCCTCTCCCGCTACCTGCCCATCTCGCCTGACCACGAGATCGTGCCCCCCACCCCGGACGCCCGGCACAGGCAGCTGGGTCACCCCCTCCCTGACTACACCCGCTTCTCCCCAGCCAAGATCGCCCTGCGCAGACACCTGAACCAGGACTCTAGTACTGCACACTTCAGAGGCTTGGGCTTCACTGGTCTCAG GGGGGATATGGTTGCCATCACCTCTCCACTAGACGCTAAACTGAGCTGCCTGTCTCCCAACTCATCAGACAGTCAGCAGAACAACACACCCAGGAGTGCTGAGAGG GGGGGTAAGGAGAAGAGTCCAGCAGGGGGTCAGGGTGACGCCATCACCAGCCTGCCCATCAGTATCCCCCTCAGCACAGTGCACCCCAGCAAACTCCCCGTTAGCATCCCCCTGGCCAGTGTGGTGCTGCCCAGCCGAGCAGAGAGACTG AGGAGCACACCGAGTCCTGTGTTCCAGACAGGCCAGACCAACG GGTACTCCTCTAGCTTAGGGCTGATGAACGGAGGCTCTCACTCTGAGGACCAGGACGGGTctgccccctcccctccccctcacgGTGCCCCTCCAATGGGACCAACACAAGGCCACAGCCCCCCCCTCAGCACCGGAGGGGTCCTCCAGTATGCTGACGGCACCCCCAGAATCCTTCCTGAGGACGGGGCCGAGCGCCAGGGCGAGTCTGACTCGGAGCCCCAGGACATCGAGTCCAGACGCCGCATGttcttctcttcttcctcttcgtcgtcttcctcctcctctgggGGCGCCGCGTCTCGCCTCCGCCTCGGCTCGGCCAGACAGAGCCAGCATCACCTAGGTAGCCACAGTAACCATAACAACCACCACCACTCGCCGGGCTCCCAGCACACAAACTCTCACGGCCATGGGTCTCAGGAGGAACGCAAGCGTGGGAGGAGGAAGCGCAGCTCAACGGGGGCTCAACCTGCCAGTGGCTCCCCAAAGAGGAAGTCCTTTTCTGGGCTCAGCTCCACCAATCACCCATCAGGATCCCCACTCAACATCAACTCCATG GTGAACAACATTAACCAGCCTCTGGAGATCGCTGCCATCTCTTCCCCGGAGCAGTCTGGATGTAGTCCCTGTGGTCCAGACATGGACCAGCCCCCCGTATTGAAGCGAGAACGCCCTCTGGAGATGAATGGCTCAGGATGCTACTCCTCCGCACCCAGCTCTGATGACGACTCTGGCTACCCCGCTGACAGCTCCAGCTCAAG AATTGAAAGGAAGATTGCCACTATTTCCTTGGAGAGCCGAGATGGACCAGGCAGATCAGGGGACAGGGAGCGCG GAAGGAAGTCAGGaggcagcagcagtaacagcacaGGAAGTGAggtctcctcttcatcttcctcctcaTCCAACAGCAAGTGGAAATCCACCTTCTCCCCCATCTCTGACCTCAAGCAGCCCCTGTCCGAGGTGAGGCAGGGGGGCTCCCCCTTTGGCACAGGGAGAGAGCCGCGGGGCACGGGTACGGACTCAGACTCTGATCACAAACCGCAGCAGCAGAGGAGGGGGGGCGAGGGGGCCGGGGGTGAGCCCTCAGGGTTTCAGGACATCCCCCTTAATCCCTTCCTTAGCCAGGAGTCTGGGGGCCGACCGGGGCCAGGGGCCCAGGGAGGAAGCAGCTCTGAGAGGCAGGCCATGCCCAAACAGAAGCCCCGGGGTGAGTGGGAGCTGAAGACATCCAGCAGCATGGGCAACAGCCAGAACCTCTTCATCTCTGCAGCCGTCAGTGGGGGTATCCTGAGCGGCAAGGTGGGGGGCAGCCCTGTATCTTCAGCCTCAGGGGCCTCTGTGGGACAGTACCTGGGGGCCCAGTTCCCCCTTGGGGGCGCCTCTGTCCTCCAGTCCCTGTTCGGAGCCCAGACGCCCGGAACCTCGGTGAGCGGGGCCCCGCGCCTGGTCAACGGACACTCTTCCCTGGGGAGCTTCTCCAGCGCTGGGCTGGCAG GTAACTGA